The Cloacibacillus sp. genome has a segment encoding these proteins:
- a CDS encoding YitT family protein — MGSIESKKELAGAMKWRHLFKRAQLVMLGEWKTLLISIAALFIYAIGVVGFTIPYKFADQGVMGIAVLLKYTLGFNPAWVTLVINIGLLAWGAKVLSKRFVIWTSINVVMLSVMLNLMQYIQFPHIDDIFLVAVTGGVIKGIGIGLLFSEGISGGGIDIVLVALRQRYGIEMGRLSFYFNMCLLAISFGIIGLDKVMYGFISCYISGMTMDSLLSSFDKRKLVFIIASDADAVVSFINKKLGRGCTMLASEGGYSRKGGYTLMALLSQKQAVELKRFLAEHFPGSFMVLTEANEVVGKGFKRWKNI; from the coding sequence TCAAGAGGGCGCAGCTTGTCATGCTGGGGGAATGGAAGACGCTGCTCATCTCCATCGCGGCGCTCTTCATATACGCCATAGGAGTCGTCGGCTTTACAATACCCTATAAATTCGCCGACCAGGGCGTCATGGGCATCGCGGTGCTGCTGAAGTATACGCTTGGCTTCAACCCGGCGTGGGTGACGCTCGTCATAAACATAGGCCTGCTTGCGTGGGGCGCGAAGGTTCTTTCCAAACGCTTCGTAATATGGACCTCCATCAACGTCGTGATGCTCTCCGTCATGCTGAACCTGATGCAGTACATACAGTTCCCGCACATCGACGACATCTTTCTTGTCGCGGTGACGGGCGGCGTCATCAAGGGCATCGGCATCGGGCTGCTATTCAGCGAGGGCATAAGCGGCGGCGGCATCGACATAGTGCTGGTGGCGCTGCGGCAGAGGTATGGCATCGAGATGGGGCGTCTCAGCTTCTATTTCAACATGTGCCTGCTCGCCATCTCGTTTGGGATAATAGGGCTGGACAAGGTGATGTACGGCTTCATCTCCTGCTACATCTCTGGCATGACGATGGACAGCCTTCTTTCGTCGTTTGACAAGCGCAAGCTCGTCTTCATCATCGCCTCCGACGCGGACGCCGTCGTAAGCTTCATAAACAAAAAGCTGGGGCGCGGCTGCACGATGCTGGCAAGCGAGGGCGGCTATTCACGCAAGGGCGGCTACACTCTGATGGCGCTGCTTTCACAGAAACAGGCGGTGGAGCTGAAGCGTTTCCTCGCGGAACATTTTCCCGGCTCCTTCATGGTGCTGACGGAGGCAAACGAAGTCGTGGGCAAGGGGTTCAAGCGCTGGAAAAATATATAG